TTTGCAGTTTTTTATTTGCCCAAAACTCGACAAATTAATGCAAATGTTCATAAATTAAGTTACACAAGTCATAGAAAACCTGACTATGTTGACATTTAAACTGGATGGGAGGCCCTTCACACTAGGCATGTATGCAACTGTCTAAGTCAAACAGGACTCGAGACTTTTTGGGACATTCGCAATGATTAATTGATTACACATCCATTAAATTAGTCAAAATATCAATTTTGCAGTATATTCCTGATtaccaaaactgtcaaaacaCCAGTTTGGTCTTTCATTGCATGTAAAATATGCCACTAGTTTATAAAGACTGTGATTGACAGAGAACCCCTTTGGTCTGCTGCAGTGTCCAATTTAATGGATTACTTTGGATTATTTATAGCAGTATCCTTTAAGCTCCTTTATGTCCTGTTTCAAATAGAGAGCCATACAAATCATGACACCATTTCACATTGAAACAgaaaattaagcaacaatttatagtttaTTATCTACATGTAACAAATCACTTGAACTATTATACTAACATCACTGAGTTGCTTAATCCTTGTAGTCGTCACCGATGCGCTCCTGCATTTCTTCGCTGATCTTCTTCTCAATGCGGAGGTATTTGTTGACCATGGGGCGGTAGTAGTATGCCTGATAATCTTGACGTTCGGCCATCTTGGCTTGGATTTCTTTCTCTAGCTGACGGAGCTTGACCCTCTGCTGTTCCTCATCAATCCAGTGCATGAATTTTTCGTATTCCTgaaatattaaatgaaaataaaataattaaacaaatatttattttgagggaattaaaaacataagtttACTTCCTCTTTACTTGACAtaataaataacttaatttTGTATTTGCCAATTACTCTTGCCAATCATACATTTATCTTGCCAATAGGTTGCCAAAAAGGATTTAGAGGTGATAAAATTTCCACTTTGAAACCCTACAAACACATTCTTCTCTGCATGAATGTCTCCTCttcgaacatttttataaaacttAGAGAAATCAATGATAATGTTTAGACGTTAGGTTAGTTGTAAGTAGGGCTGCCATCTCTAAATTCTCCGAACCCGGACAAAGACTTAAAAAATCCGGACATTTGGCGTAAATCGCATTTATTCCCATACTTTGTACACAATAATGcctgtaaataattaaattcttAAGTGTCCAGTTTCCCTCGGACACTTTTTAAAAACCCCCCGGTCGGCCTCCAAACTAGGACAAATCCGGGGAAACCCCTAGCCCAGGCAGCCCTAGTTGTAAGTATGAAGATGCTGTTTACCTGCTGAGGGCTGTTGTGGATGTAGCGCGCAATAAACCTCGTGATGGGATGGCGATGGTATTCCCAGTGCTTAGGGTTGTAGTCATTAGGGATCGGCTCCAGCTGCGCCGGCCCGATGAACACGTTCGTGTAGAAGATGATCAGCCCCACTGGGATCAGCCCCACCAGGGTGTAGTAGTGGAACATATCCTTGAACTTGATGTATTGCCATCTGAAAATGTaggttatgtttttattttttcacggAAAACCACAAAATTATAAACTAGTTTTAACGCTACATGTACACATTTCACATACGTTTAAAATGCGCTTTATGTTAAGCATTCGAACAATtcataataaatagataatGGTTAGGTAATCACTGTCAGAGGGAACGTACCTTGATGGCTGCAGTGGCATTGTCTGGTGCTCATGGCCGCCAAATAGGGCTTTGTTAGTTGATAGTTTCACATTTTGGACTACGATTGGCTTAGTGCCTTGATTTTTAAGTAAACTAATGCCGAAAGATCGGCCTAAAGCACTCCAAGATACCATTTTTATTGACTACTATTTTGACATATACACCGCAATGTTGCCAAAATTGAAAACTGAGAATAGCTATTTTTCACTTGGCAAGAACGTAAAATGGTAGTAAAATGGCCATCTTTTATATCAATTTAAATAATGAACAGCGTTataatacttacttataatattatacgtaCACTATGATATTCAGTATTATTCTAAATTACTATTACTACGAGAAAATAGTCATCGTAATTTTTAAAACCATAGACAATTCAGTACCCCccaaggccccagtacacaatgggtcatcgccggccattcaaagggacgcatttatgcgttagagggagcaagtgatattgctatctcattctaccgcatggctgcgtcccttggagtgaccggcaatggcccattgtgtactgggccCTTTAGAAATCCGGtaaacctcgtaagacccagagtcatttttgcagttttgaaaaTCTGGtcaacctcgtaagacccagagtcatttttgcagttttgaatttggaaccttcttttattccattatagttcaaaattcgattttactttttaaaggaaa
This genomic interval from Cydia splendana chromosome 15, ilCydSple1.2, whole genome shotgun sequence contains the following:
- the LOC134797690 gene encoding NADH dehydrogenase [ubiquinone] 1 beta subcomplex subunit 5, mitochondrial, producing the protein MVSWSALGRSFGISLLKNQGTKPIVVQNVKLSTNKALFGGHEHQTMPLQPSRWQYIKFKDMFHYYTLVGLIPVGLIIFYTNVFIGPAQLEPIPNDYNPKHWEYHRHPITRFIARYIHNSPQQEYEKFMHWIDEEQQRVKLRQLEKEIQAKMAERQDYQAYYYRPMVNKYLRIEKKISEEMQERIGDDYKD